The genomic window TTCTCTTCTTTCATGGCCTTTATGTCGTCAACAACTTTCTTTGCAAACTTAGGTACTTCTTTACCATAAGGTCTCATTTCGGGATCCTGCATGAGATTCTTTATGAGAATTCCCGGGTTGAGATTTCCCTGTTGCTGGAGTTCAAGAGCCTGTTTAAAAGCCTCTGATTTCCATTGGGAAGCTGTATAGAGTACAAGTTTTTGCGGCTTTATACCGGTGACTTTTATTATTTCCTCTACATCTGAAAAAGTGTTGCTGATAAGTTCTTCTGCAGATTCTGCATCCCTGTCGATAAGTTGCGGGTCATACTCAGGATATTTTTCCAGGGACACATAACCTTGCGTTTCTTCCATTTCACTCCAGATTTCCTCACATATATGGGGAGTGAAAGGTGCCATCAGGCGCACCCATGTATCAAGTATATCATACTGGAGAGTCTTTCCTCCTCTTCTCTGATACCATTTCACATCATTAAGAAGCAGGAAGAAAGAATTCTGTAGGGCCTGCCGGGTACGTATACTTTTAAGTGCCTCGTTTGTCTCACTGATACGCTGCTGCAGGCGGCTCTGTATCCACCTATCTATCAGTTGTTTTTCCTTGCAGGCCCCAGGGGTACATTTGCTATCGATAGTATCTTTTGCAAAATGGTAGAACCTGTCCACCTGTCTCCTGGCGGACTCGATACCACTGTTCTTCCAGTCAGCATCCTGTGTCTGTTCGGCACTGGACAGGATATACATTCTGGAAATATCCGCACCGTAATCTTTTACTGCTTCACTGAGTGTTAGCAGTGGTCCCTTGGACTTACTCATTTTCTGTCCTTCAAGGGATACGAAACCATTGATTGCAATGGCACGAGGCCAGTTCTCTTCTCCAAATATAGCAACATGATGGAACAGGAAAAACAGGAGGTGGTTGGGTATCAGATCTTTTCCTGAAGACCTGAGATTGACGGGATACCAATAGTTGAAATCCTCTCGAATGTTTTCAATTACAGAGGCATCAATTCCACTTTTTTCTGCTGCATCATGCACACTTCCCTTTCCAAGAAGCACATAATCAAAGAGTTCGGGCACAAGTTGCTCGGTTTTAATATCTTCATTAAGAAACTTTGCAACTATGTAGTAGGACATGTATACCGTGGAATCTCCCAGGGATTCGATCAACCAGTCCTTATCAAAGGGCAGGCGTGTTCCGAGTCCTTTTTTACGGGCACAGGCTTTGTCTTTTAACCAGTCAACTTTATTATTGAACTCCACCCTGAGTTCTTCGGGGATTATGTCCATATTCTCTATGCAGCGATATACTTTGTCCTTCCATTCAGGATTGGAATAATTGAGGAACCACTGGCCCTTAACCATGTTTACTACACATGGGGTTCCACACCGGCAGACCACAGGTTCACTGAATTCATAGAATATCTCGCCGATTTTCTCCTCGATCAAATCCTGTGTAAGAAGGTCTTTTATCTTTGAGACCTTCGTGCCTGCATATTTTCCAGTATTTTCTTTCAGGACTCCTCCGTGGAATTCCCGCCTATAGACCATTTTTGTTGCAGATTCGGCTTTTGGATCATCCTGGTCCTGTACTCCAAATTCCTCTACCGCTTCAACTGCCGGATATTCTCCGTATTCGGGAACATCGATAAGGGGTATGAGCTGGATATTCTGGAGATTTTCTGTAATGCCGTATTCTGAAAGATCTTTATCATAGAGGTCCTGCAGGGCAA from Methanohalophilus halophilus includes these protein-coding regions:
- the leuS gene encoding leucine--tRNA ligase, with translation MEQDYNPATIEKRWQNIWSQDKVFEAEPDSRDKYFITIPYPYLNGNLHAGHTRTFTIGDVIARHKRMQGYNVLYPMGFHVTGTPIVGLAELIANREPQTMDVYSNFHGIPKDILEGLDSPEKIVEYFSVEAEKAMRSIGYSIDWRRKFTTTDETYKKFIEWQYNLLYEKGLIVKGSHPVKWCPNDDNPVEDHDILRGEEATIVDYTLIKFTYGGMVLPCATLRPETTFGVTNLWINPDVEYVKAKVKTDEYEETWVVSEEAYNKLTYTDRRVEFIEKINGLDIIGIKVKNPLTDSEVITLPASFVKGGNGSGVVMSVPAHAPYDYLALQDLYDKDLSEYGITENLQNIQLIPLIDVPEYGEYPAVEAVEEFGVQDQDDPKAESATKMVYRREFHGGVLKENTGKYAGTKVSKIKDLLTQDLIEEKIGEIFYEFSEPVVCRCGTPCVVNMVKGQWFLNYSNPEWKDKVYRCIENMDIIPEELRVEFNNKVDWLKDKACARKKGLGTRLPFDKDWLIESLGDSTVYMSYYIVAKFLNEDIKTEQLVPELFDYVLLGKGSVHDAAEKSGIDASVIENIREDFNYWYPVNLRSSGKDLIPNHLLFFLFHHVAIFGEENWPRAIAINGFVSLEGQKMSKSKGPLLTLSEAVKDYGADISRMYILSSAEQTQDADWKNSGIESARRQVDRFYHFAKDTIDSKCTPGACKEKQLIDRWIQSRLQQRISETNEALKSIRTRQALQNSFFLLLNDVKWYQRRGGKTLQYDILDTWVRLMAPFTPHICEEIWSEMEETQGYVSLEKYPEYDPQLIDRDAESAEELISNTFSDVEEIIKVTGIKPQKLVLYTASQWKSEAFKQALELQQQGNLNPGILIKNLMQDPEMRPYGKEVPKFAKKVVDDIKAMKEEKFEMVCGFNLDEKETLNEAISFFEKEIGCEVQITREGEETYDPEKKARFAAPMRPAIYLE